Proteins from a genomic interval of Gadus macrocephalus chromosome 2, ASM3116895v1:
- the ubfd1 gene encoding ubiquitin domain-containing protein UBFD1 yields MATQDENQEVTMEAEVKPEDAEPLCESAEKVDSDSVSQTEEGNSTTQDSSIINGDNADSEQEMVDLKIIWNKIKYDLKIPLDSSGAKLKEAIHSLTGLPPAMQKVMYKGLLPEDKTLREIKITNGAKVMVVGSTMNDVLAVNTPKEVIQQEVKAEENKKEPLCSQKQHRKVLDKGKPDDIMPAVKGTKERLPTVPLAGMYNKSGGKVRLTFKLEQDQLWIGTKERTEKVPMGSIKNVVTESIEGHDGYHMMAFQLGPTEASQYWIYWVPSQFVDAIKDTVLGKWQYF; encoded by the exons ATGGCGACCCAGGATG AAAATCAAGAAGTAACAATGGAAGCTGAGGTAAAGCCAGAAGACGCTGAGCCGTTGTGTGAAAGTGCTGAAAAGGTTGACTCAGACAGCGTGTCCCAGACGGAGGAAGGAAACTCCACGACTCAGGACTCGAGTATTATCAACGGAGACAACGCAGACAGTGAACAGGAGATGGTGGACCTGAAGATCATTTGGAACAAGATTAAGTACGACCTGAAAATTCCTCTGGATAGCTCTGGAGCCAAGCTGAAAGAGGCGATCCATTCACTTACTG GTCTTCCCCCTGCAATGCAGAAAGTCATGTACAAGGGATTGCTTCCAGAGGACAAGACGCTTCGCGAGATCAAAATTACAAACGGTGCAAAAGTAATGGTGGTAGGATCCACGATGAACGACGTTCTAGCGGTGAACACGCCCAAAGAGGTAATTCAGCAGGAAGTCAAGgctgaagaaaacaaaaaagaaccTCTATGCAGTCAAAAG caACACAGGAAGGTACTAGACAAAGGTAAACCAGATGACATAATGCCAGCTGTTAAAGGGACAAAG GAACGTTTGCCCACAGTGCCTTTAGCCGGGATGTATAACAAATCCGGGGGGAAAGTTCGACTCACTTTTAAACTCGAGCAGGATCAGTTGTGGATCGGAACCAAGG AGAGGACGGAGAAGGTACCCATGGGCTCCATAAAGAATGTAGTGACTGAATCTATCGAAGGCCATGATGGCTATCACATGATG GCATTCCAGCTTGGTCCGACAGAAGCTTCTCAGTATTGGATCTACTGGGTGCCTTCACAGTTTGTTGATGCAATCAAAGACACAGTCCTTGGAAAATGGCAGTATTTCTAA